The Rosa rugosa chromosome 3, drRosRugo1.1, whole genome shotgun sequence sequence TGACAAATCCCAAGTAAGTAACATTAATAATTTATAGTTTTTCGACTAAATTGTTTTTGACAATGATTAGTCTGTATTACCATCATTACTATACCATATTTGAGTTTTCAGTGATACTATAACTTCTTTGTACTTTGGTCAGTGATGATTTAATGTGGGTTTTGGTATTTCTGTTGACTTCTGTTGAGTCCTGAATTTACTCTGTTTTACTGTGCATATGACTGATATTTGGTGACCAACTGATAAACAATTTGCGATTTATTCAGGCATGGCTATGATCTGATCACTTTGTTGTCCTTCCTCATAGAATGGTTACTTTATTTTGGGCTTTTCCCCATTTATTAGACTAGAAGTTTGCCCTCTTATATTCCAAGCATAAAGTTTCTTAGGGCAGATTGAATTGCACCTCAGCCACAATACCTACTTAAAATTTCAGTGACACTAATTTTTAGAGTACTAGTGATAGCAGAGTTGTAATGttggttttgttatttttcGGTTGAGTTTAATCGAGTACTGATCTCAATCACTTTTACTGTGTATGACTGATCTTTGGCAACCAAATGATAAACTATTTTTGAATTATTCTAGCATGGCTCTGATAAGTTTGTAATACTTTTGTCCTTCCTTATGAAAATGGTTACTTTCTTTTGgtctttttatatttttttggttCCCCATTCTTTTAGACTTGGATTTTGCATTCTTATGTTTCAAGCAATATACTTGAGGGAAGACTGAAGGGCACCTGAGGTGCAACTCCTACTGCACCAGAACACTAGAACAAAGCAGTATACTAATGTAGTTAACAACTGCATTTAAACTAACCATTTTTATATATTGTCCAATGTTAACAGAGAACTATTTTGGAGTGGGAAAAATGCAAGCGTTGCACGTGAAGATGTCAAAAAGTTGATACAAAACACTGCAGTAGCGAGCAACGTAAGATTTAATTGTCATATAACTCACAATAGTTATATAGTTGATTGCTTGAAATTATTTTAAACTCTTTCCAGGTCATTGATGCATTCATGGAGCTATTGGAACAAAAACAGCACCAAAGTAGTGTAAAACAATCAACATACATATCAACTCTGTGTTGGGTAAGTGCAAAACTAAAACGAAAAAATAGAGTCAAATAATCAAACTGTGAAATGCTTGACAACTTACTTAATTTTTTACACAATGTTGTTGGCAGAACTATGTACGAATGAAAGATGCAcgaaagaaaggaaagaaagatcaAGTGCAAGATGAAGTTCATGATGAAGTGGGGTTGAATCAATTGGTTTTTGATCCGCTATTGGGTAGTATGGCACAAAGCGACTATATATTCTTCCCAGTAATATCAAAGTTCCACTACACTCTCCTCGTCCTAaacaaaaatgagaaaaagTGGACACATTACAACCCCTTAAGGAAGAGATCAGAACTGCATATTGATCCATGCTATGAGGTTGCTAAGCAAATGGTGAGAAATTATTGCATTCTATTGTTGTTAATTTATCAATAATATGTGCGCATGTAGGCTAATGAATGTAGTTATGATATATTACAGCATCAATTGATACAAGAATGGTTCCATATAACCCAAAAAGAAGCTCCAAGAGCACTGCTAAACGGAACAAAAAGGAAGAAGATGGGGAAGAGGGAAGACTGGATGGAAGTTCCTCTTAGTGAAGATGAAAAAAGAACTCTAACTTGGATGATGGATAACAATATCGACTTCAAAATAGAGAACGACCGTATAAGTCCGCAACAGGACTTTAAATCGTAAGTACCCATGTAAAGTAGTTCAAAACAAATAAACTTATAAATTATTTCACATCTACTTACATACTGTGATTTGCAGATTGGATTGCGGCATATTTGTAATGTACTACATGAATCAACTTTCTCAAGGTCTTCAACTTGAAAAAGAGATCACAGAATGCAGAATGTGGGAATTCCGAAAAAATCTTATTAAACTCTTTTTGGATCATGAAAATGGCTGGAAACAGACCTCAACCACATGAAGAAAAAGCAGCACTTCTTGCTTTGCTAAAGAGGTAAAGTTGACTAAAACATGAAGGTGTCCTTGTTCTCCATGTGGTTGAGTTCTGTTTCCAGCTACTTTCATGATCCAAAAAGAGTTTGATCAGATGTTTTGAGAGATAAATTTGGCGTGATCTATAAAAAAGAGGTAAAGTTGACTGAAGAGTGTTACCCGAAAATATTTACAAAGACTGGTCTTTTCTTCTTGTGTAATGATTAAAACATATTATTGATTAGTAAAGTGGGTGTATTTGCTTGTTGGATAGTGCAAAGTGAAAGTAATTCATAAGTTACCAAAGtctagaagaaataaaaaaaaaacacttgcaCGATTTCTTGTATTTATTTAATTTGACAAGAAACATGCATAGAAAATAGTTTGTATTAATTTCTCAAGGATGTAGGTTACAATCTTTATGATCCTATTCTCTTAAAACAATATTCATCTAATTTGATCTCCAAGTTTGGGTTGATCCAAGGGTGGCTAGTACTTGATCTTAAATGGAACAGTTGCATCTTCAATTTGTCTTAGTTTAGTGGAACTTCAAGATGAGCCTTGATCACCAGCTGTGGAAGCCTGATCTTGATTGGAATTGATCATGAGTAGTGTCACGGGTTGAGTGTTCTTCAGTTTTGGTGGTGGATGAATCACTACGTGTATTTAGTGCTTGTCGATTCTTCATAATTAAGCTTGATGAAGAAATTGGGTTTATAGGTGTTTGACGTTGTCGAGAGTTTGCCTAGGTTTCTGAAAATGTGCTTGATTCAAGGCTGATGTACACTTGATCTTAAATCACGTGAGGGTTACGAAGGTTGGCATGTCACGGAGGTTCTTTAGCTTGAGGTTGGTGAAGAAATCGACTATTTGGCAGCTTAAGAACCCAAAGTGATTTTTGGCCCGAGCAAAGCGAAaaacccaaaacaacatgtTGTGAATTTTCCTTGCACAATGAACTCTCTATTTTCCAATTGCTCTTTCTAATTCCATgtcttcttgttcttttcaaTCTTCTGTTATACATGCTTCCTTGTGTTTTGTTAAGAGATTCTTGCGTAGGGCAAACGTACCATGTGGCTGGTGGGCTGCCCAATCAGTGAACATGCAAGGGgatgttttgggtatttcattttaataagTAAGGATAATTTCGGAACACACTTAaaaaattttgagttttgattgggCTATCCCATCGCCACATGGTATGTTTGCCCTATGTAAGAATTTATCGTGTTTTGTATTcataacatatttttttttcctttcggGTTTGCAAATTAATGATATATTTGTACTTATTTGGACAATATGATATTTAACAAAAAATTCATTAAAAGAATTAATGGGAGCAGATAAAAATAATAACCCCGAGGGACAGTCTCTAGTGATAACTTTACCATTTGAAACACATGAAGACTTTTAAATCAATGGCTAAATGACTTTTATGTAGAAAAAAGATAATATTTCGATTAAATTTTTAATATCTTAATCAACAGGAAATTCTGCCATGGCGGCGGTGGCTAGGCAGTGTGATGCTGTTGACTATGGCAGCGGGGTCGCATCTGGAAGTGATTGGTGAGGCTATGGCAGTGCATGCAAGGCGATCTGGCGGGCAGTTGGGCCGCCTGGAGCTGGGTTTTTTGTCGGAGGTGATGTCAGTGTGGTGGCCACCAACTTGGCAACTAGGGTTTGCCTTAAATGGGTTTGGGCCTCTAACTGGGTCTAAAGTCATGAAGCTACTGTTTGGGCCGAAGTTTGGGCCTAGAATTTGTATAGGTGGCTTATTTTGAATAATGTCTAGGCTAGTGAAAGTGTCTCTATGAGCTTTGGTAGAACTACTTAGTTTTAGCGtgccacaattgcgtgctcggcgtTAGAATCAAGTAAAATAGATTGCCTACAGAGGCGTGGTATTTTTGTTAGCGTAGACTACTCTGAGCTACGATTGTCCAAAACAGAATAATCCTTTTTGTACTACTCTTATTTATGAAACAGAGGCACACAACTTGTATGTGCTCTCTCACGGTCCAGATTCTAGAGGCACGGTGCGAAAATTTAAGTACTCAAGTTTGCTTGAAAACCACCCTTTATGGGTGCTTCCCTGAGCTTTGTCTCAGTTGCCCTGAGCTATGTCTCAGATCTGGGGCTTTTGCCTCTTTTTTCtgctctttttttctctttcggCCTCCCTCCCTTCTCCTTCCATCTTGCCCCAATTTTCTTTCTGAACTTTATCCCCAAATTTGATCTAACCCATTCCGCACTACCCATCACTTTCTTCCACCCACCATCTCTCATCTCCAGATCTTCTTTCATGGATTTCTTCTATTCCATTTCAAATCGGTACCAGGACTTGGTTATTGCAGTGGCTTCTCTCAAACGCGATTTCTCGAGTAGCAGTTGGAAGATAGGTAGAGCTTTGGCTCGGGTGCATGCACCACCTCCTTCCTTGTTCTATTTTTGGGGTCTCTTGGCTCCTCCTGGTCTGGGTTTCATTTGCCTAGATCTGTTCTCAAAGTTGTGGCTGCAAATCTCATGTTATGGTGCAAATTTGTACTGTGGGGAAGAGGATATATATGTGTTTAGATCCTCTTTTTTCGTTTGTCTTTCCATTTTCAGGGTTATTTTGATCGGGCTTTGGTGTAGGGGTCCCTTTACAAGCTGCAATTTTGGAGTTCCATGTTCGAATTCAGCTACAACGGCCATCCTGGACGTTGGTGGTACTGGATTTGTGGCGGCTGAAGAAGATGTGTGGAGTTTCCCGGTTCTGGGCTTCGTtactttttttccttctttttttcttttgctttaggTTTTCAGctgttctttcttttcctttgattTCTCTAGTCTTGCTTGTTCTGGCAGTTGACTATGTGAATCGTGCTTTGCAGACTTCGTCTGTGTTGGGTTTGTCCCTTGTACTGTTgtttggccttgggccttgttAATTGATGCTacctttgaccaaaaaaaaaaaaagtttgcttGAAAACGTTACTCAATATTTTCACTATTGGTAATAATTCGAACAAATGGTTAAAAAAGAGGGCCAGCCTTTTAAATACTTACTTTCTCTTCTGGGTAATCGATGGCGCCCTTTCGATCACCAAAGCATCGAGTAACGATCCTATTTTCAGCATTCGGCGCTTTTCCCTTTGTAAATCAAATGTGCACGTTAACTCAGAAATGGCAGAGCCTTCATCACAACTAACCACCAATAATCTCGTCCAATACTTTGCCTTTCTCCCATTCCTTATTTATTTCATCCCCCATTCACTCACCCAATAacccaatatatataaaaaccctaCCTTTACTCAATTCGGCCACACCCAGCAACCTAGTTCATCATCACATTCACCTTCCACCCAAGTTCAACTTCAGTTATCTACAAATCTAAGGTAcacccagtttttttttttttttcttcttcttaatctttgttttctttgtaattttaCTGATTCTAGTGTGGGTTTTGATTGTTTTAGAACTTTTTTTAGTTTGTGGATTTCATTTGAGTATCAGTGAATGTGGGTTTGGTTtcgggtttgttgttttgctgtGTTATTTGGGTGAAAATATGTGTTTGTAACCCTGaagttcttttcttcttcttcatgttcTGTAAATAGTGGGCAAAATTGTTTACCCATAAACAGCTCAGTATACCATATTACCAACATGCATTGAATTTTGAGTTGGAAGTAATTATAGAGCCAAACAAATTACAACGATTCCAGTGTTGTAGGGCAGTGGTACATCAATTGAGTTTCTTGTAACTTTGACAGCGTATCAGTTATAGTTTTGAGATtgtaatttcattttgttttgttacTTTCTTGCTTTGTTGTGAATGTGGTTTGTTTCTCAAGCACAGAGACCACATACTTGACAATGTGTTCTAATTCTTACCTATATGCAGATTGTAAAATGAGCAGAAAGCCGTTTCTTCAAATTCGTTGCTCTGTGCTGCCAATGTTGGAAACAATGCGGATAGTTAAGGACTGCCACTTGGAGTTGCTTCGGAGAACTCCATTTTGGCCATTGTTAGAAGCATTTCGCAATGGCACCATTTCGGAATCACAATGTAAGGAGTATCGAACTCCCATACTCAATATCATCCAAACTTTTAATCCAGAGACAACAAGTTTTCAGTTTGGTAGTAGAGATGTTACTATAAGCACGGAAGACATCTCTCAGATTCTTGGACTGCCTCAACATGGTGAAGCCGTTCTATTCAATCGCCCGGGCTCATGTAAATCATACAAACCAGAGATCATTGACAGACATTTCAAGAGAGGAGAAAGGCAGAACTACAAATCGCTGCACAGTCTATTGTTAAAATTACTGAATGGGAAAGAACAAACAGATATAGAAGATGTTGTACGTCTTACCCTCATGGAGCTATTTGTCTCATTTCTGTTTGCTCAACCAGATACTACCCGTGTTCTAATGAAATATTGTGAAGACTTAGACAACCTTTCAAAGTATTCATGGGCAGAAGCAGTGGGAAAGTTCCTAAACAAATCTTTGAAAGCCCAGAGCAAATTTGATATTTATGGATGCGGGCTTCTCATACCAGTAAGTGCAATACAATTCTATATAAATATCATATTGGATATCTTGTGGGTTTTTCATACTAATAATTTGATATCTTCTGGGTTTCTCCTGCACAGTTTTGGTTTTgtgagaaaacaaaaattacacaACCAATCAGTGGGAGGGAGGTAGTTGAGGGAAATACACCAGCCCTAATCAAATGGAGCCTTCCGGAGCTGAACGCCAAAATGCAACAAATAGCCATTTGCAATATTAAGGTGAGAAATGAACATTCAATGGTGTCACTGAATTAGTGATCTGAAAGTTCATGTATTGCAGATCATATGTACTGATATCAAATTTCTTTGGCTAATAAAAGTTATAAAACTGTGCAGCTTTTGTTCAAGGAGCAAGATGGGGTTAAAGGAGAAACAAAAAGTGAAAATGATAAACAAGAGCACGAGGAAGGAGAAGTCGATCAAGATGAGGTAGATTTAACTAAATCACTGTGAATTTTATATTTTAACCAAATTCATGTATTTCCCTTTCACTCAAGATGTAATGGACCTTGCTACATGTATGTAACTTGGGTCTTTACACATTTGACTGACTAAGAGTGAAATTATTTTACCTTGCTTATTACACTCCAGCTAAAGAAGGTGGAGAATaagggaagaggaagaggattaAGCAAACAATTACGAGAAGTAGAGGAAAGAAGAAACCTCCAACACAACTATGAATTATCTAACGTGAAGAACAACATGGAAGATATGGATGGAAAGAAGGAGTTGATTAAAAATGATCAGCTAAATTTTCAAAGCCCCTCCACTGCAATTCAATTGAGTCCAAGGGATGAGATTGAGGTATCTCAAATTGGCCATGAAATAAGGTCTCCACCAAAAGGAACTGCAGTAACAGTTAGAAAGCAGCAATTGGATCCAGATTTTGTGTGTGAtgtagtacctaaaaataagAAAGCAAAAAAGCAACATGCTCTATCTGATCCAACTCCTGCAGTACCTTCAAGGTCAATTCAGGATCCTGCTGGCAAGAAAGATCAACCTATAATAATAATTGAGGACAATTCTGTttcagaagaagaggagagcCCAAGGAAATGGATGAGCTCTAGGAAAGAAAGCTTCTGTTTTGAAAGATATGAGGTATTCAAATTAATGGATGATGAACATCAGCAAAAGGTGAAAGCATTCTGGAATATGGCAGATCCCAAGTAAGTAACATTAATAGTTTTTTGTTTTCCCATATCGATTATTTTTTGTGAGACTGAGTAGTTTCTGTTATTGTTATAGTCAAGTTGAGGTTGCATTGAATTatagtttctttttgtttacttTGGTTAGTGACTGATTATTAGTGACAGTGCTGTTGTAATTTGGGACTTTTCTGTTCATTTTGTGTTAGTACTGAATTTACTCTAATTTGCTGTGCATATGACTGATACTCAGTAACCAAAGAAGCTATTTTGAATTACTAAGCATGACTTTTGTATTTCTTTTGTCTTTCCTGATGAAAATGGTTACTTTCaggttttttgttttcctttcctgCTCTTTAAACTAGAATTTGCATTTCATATGTTTCAAGAAATACTTGAGGGAAAATTGGGCTGGACATGAGGTGTAATACCTACTGCACCAGAACATAAGAACAAACAGTAACAACTGCATTTAAAAAACTAACCATTTTCCAATTTGTCAACAGGGAACTATTCTGGAGCGGGAAGAAGGCAAGTGTCACACGTGAAGATGTGGGAAAGTTACTAAAAGACACTGCAGTTCCTAGCAATGTAAGATACAATCATTTATGGATTACAATAATTATTTGCCTTAAATGATTGAAAAATAGTTGATTTCTTAATATATCTAAGCTCATTCATGCCAGCTCATTGATGCATTTATGGAGTTAttggaacaacaacaacaaaattgtGTCAAAAAATCAACATACATATCAACTTTGTGCTGGGTAAGTGCGGAATGATAAAAATATTTAGTCAAATGTTGAAACTGCGAAATGCTTTACTAATTCATTGTTCTTACACAATATCGTCTACAGAATTATTTACCAATACAAGATGCACGAAAGAAaggcaggaaaggaaagaaagatcaAGTGCGAGATGAGGCTCGTGATGAAATGGGATTGAATCAATTAGTTTTTTATCAGCTATTGAGGAGTGTGGCAAAAAGTGACTATGTATTCATCCCAGTAATATCAAAGTTCCACTATTCTCTCCTCATcttaaacaaaaatgaaaaaaaatggaCACATTACAACCCTTTGAGGAAGAGATCAGAACTTCATATTGATCCATGCTATGAGGTTGCTAAGCAGATGGTGAGAAAATATTGCATTGTAATGATTGTATCGTAGTTCATTCATATTATATGTGCATATGCACTAATGTATATTGTTTAAATGACAGCATCAAATGATACAGAAATGGTTGTGTATAACCCAAAAAGAAGCTCCAAAAATGCTgctgaaagaaacaaaaaggaaGATGACAGGCAGACAGCAAGAAAGTTGGACAGAGGTGCCACTTAATGAAGATGAAAAAAGATCGCTAACTTGGATGGTGGATCACAATATCAACTTCAAATTAGAGAATGATCTCAAGTGTCCGCAACAGGATTTTAAATCGTAAGTATCCTTAAATAGTAATCGGAACAGACCTAACTTATGAAAACTGTAACATCTACTTGCATGTCCTTGTGATTTGCAGATTGGATTGCGGCATATTTGTTATGTACTACATGAATCAACTTTCCCAAGGTCTTCAGGTTGAAGAAGAGATCAGTGAATGCAGAATGTGGGAATTCCGGAAAGATCTGATTGAGCGTTTTGTGGATCATGAAAACAGCTGGACACAGAACTCAACCACATGAAGGTAGAAATATGGATAAAGCAGCCCTTCATGTATCATTTTCTAGTTCTGAATCACTGTTACTACAAATGTTTACTAACCTAGATCTGTATTTCTGGCCACATTGGGTAATATATAATGGAATTTGGTAGTGCATTTCAAGTTGGTATACTTGCTTGGTGGATGGTGCAAAGTGAAATTGGTTATTCACAAGTCACCAAAGATCATGACTGTAAAAGAAAACTCTTGCGTTTCTCTCATTGCTTATCAGTTTGAATTTTCTCGTTCTTCTTAGTTACAGCCCAATAAATAAGGCGTCTCAAAACATTTTATACAAGCAAGTAGCAACTAAACACATATTAACTTATAATTTCAATTAGGTTTTGTAAACCAAATCTATGTATACATGTATATTTTGTGCTAATAGAACGTGGTTATAACCAAGAGGTGCGCCTAAGGCGTTAGGTGAGGCGAGGCGTCGACGTTTCTCCTTAAGGCTGCCTCTGATGTTTGTACAAAAGGCGAGGTAAAGACAATACTAGGTGTAGTAAGGCGTTTGACGCGAAAGCTAATTGtgctttgtttgtttttttagtaGCAAAAAGACGTCGTTTTGTTGAACCTATGTAAGGTGTGTTCTCAACAACTCGTGGAGAAAATATAGGGTTGCAGACTTGCAGCCGCGATAGAAATTTACCAGGTGAGTTTCTTTGACGTTTCAAACTTTCTCTATCTCTTTAAACTTAATTCGcatttaaattaataaaaaaaaatggaaagttcATTAAACTAGCTATTGAAATCGCTCAAGAGGGCATCTCAATAGGGAGcatacaaaaaccaaaaacagctTGACCCAAGAGCTAAAATAGAACGAACCAGCAGATGTACTACATCAATTTTATAATAAAGCACTACTTTGCAACTTTCCTAGAGAAACTAGCAAAAACTGAAGGTAAATCTTCAACCTCCttaagataattaccaacaatagaACTATTGTCACGACCTTGAGATTTGTAGACCCAACCATTAGAATATGCAATCCGGGCATGTAAAAAATCGACAGACCAATCAAAACTAGACTCGTTCTAGCATAAAAAAACACTGCTCGTCGAGGCATGCAATTGACCACAAGCGTGATCACACTGAAAATTCTCATAGAATGTAGAGTTGAGCCGTCCACCTGGACAAATGAACTCAACATAATTGAACAAGAAACCATGTACCAACCctcctgggtcccaaatccagGCTCGTAGGGAGATCTGGCCCAACAGTAAGCTGAACTGGGCTACCAGCAGCCCAACCTCTAGAAGCCCcaatttgatttgggcacccagcgTAGGGAACCCAAGTGCAGCCGTCGGCCATCCTTCACCACAGGCGTCGTCTGCACCCAAACCAGCCACCAACAAAAGCTCCACCTGCCTCTCTGGATTAGGAATCCGATCCATAGAACCAGTGCCTCCATCTCTGACTGCATCCAGGCCACGAGCATTGGCCACACCAACGACTCCGGCGTCGTCAACATCAATACACTCCACCAAAGCAAGAACCAGTCTCCGGTCCACATCGACGCTGCAAACATCCCTgtgctagggttttgagagaaaaaactagggctgtcactcggtcggttcgaatcggttataagtattaccaacttcaaaatcaaagctttcggtttcaaaactgagctaccaattaccaaccaaaattttcggtttttaattatatctaccaaattcggtatttcggtttttcggtattaccaactttagaacaactaattctttataatataaattagaatgaataaaactaggtttttgaattttatagtcataaactttgtattcatctactaattatagctttcttttgtatatatgtcatcaagttttagcaattttcaataaaactaggttatttaaccatctttgactaggttacttaaaatacatgttctattaatgtagtatatgtagtaatgttcatactattatgaaagt is a genomic window containing:
- the LOC133739755 gene encoding uncharacterized protein LOC133739755, translating into MSRKPFLQIRCSVLPMLETMRIVKDCHLELLRRTPFWPLLEAFRNGTISESQCKEYRTPILNIIQTFNPETTSFQFGSRDVTISTEDISQILGLPQHGEAVLFNRPGSCKSYKPEIIDRHFKRGERQNYKSLHSLLLKLLNGKEQTDIEDVVRLTLMELFVSFLFAQPDTTRVLMKYCEDLDNLSKYSWAEAVGKFLNKSLKAQSKFDIYGCGLLIPFWFCEKTKITQPISGREVVEGNTPALIKWSLPELNAKMQQIAICNIKLLFKEQDGVKGETKSENDKQEHEEGEVDQDELKKVENKGRGRGLSKQLREVEERRNLQHNYELSNVKNNMEDMDGKKELIKNDQLNFQSPSTAIQLSPRDEIEVSQIGHEIRSPPKGTAVTVRKQQLDPDFVCDVVPKNKKAKKQHALSDPTPAVPSRSIQDPAGKKDQPIIIIEDNSVSEEEESPRKWMSSRKESFCFERYEVFKLMDDEHQQKVKAFWNMADPKELFWSGKKASVTREDVGKLLKDTAVPSNLIDAFMELLEQQQQNCVKKSTYISTLCWNYLPIQDARKKGRKGKKDQVRDEARDEMGLNQLVFYQLLRSVAKSDYVFIPVISKFHYSLLILNKNEKKWTHYNPLRKRSELHIDPCYEVAKQMHQMIQKWLCITQKEAPKMLLKETKRKMTGRQQESWTEVPLNEDEKRSLTWMVDHNINFKLENDLKCPQQDFKSLDCGIFVMYYMNQLSQGLQVEEEISECRMWEFRKDLIERFVDHENSWTQNSTT